One window of the Desulfitobacterium chlororespirans DSM 11544 genome contains the following:
- a CDS encoding MtnX-like HAD-IB family phosphatase, producing the protein MAELNTIFFVDFDGTIVTQDMCALLVETLAGEGWRELNEGWERKELSTLECARRTFKLFNSNDPEVFRQLIDQAVFDPRFSDFAAFCERRGFSLIILSDGYDFYIEYLLQREGLSLPYYANKLLFAPQLDVETPYSSGECELCGVCKLQLMEKLLKPGYRSVYIGDGTSDFCPAERADKVFAKSRLYQHCQEVGKEAQLFESFQDILQTVKDWGREEEEGT; encoded by the coding sequence ATGGCGGAATTGAACACTATTTTCTTCGTGGATTTTGACGGAACCATTGTCACTCAGGATATGTGTGCTCTCCTGGTAGAAACCTTGGCTGGGGAAGGATGGCGGGAGCTCAATGAAGGCTGGGAAAGAAAAGAGCTTTCCACCCTGGAGTGCGCCCGCCGGACCTTTAAACTGTTTAACAGCAATGACCCGGAAGTTTTTCGCCAGCTTATCGATCAGGCAGTGTTTGACCCCAGATTTTCAGATTTTGCCGCTTTTTGTGAACGAAGAGGATTTTCCCTCATTATTCTCAGCGATGGATATGATTTCTATATTGAGTACCTCTTGCAAAGAGAGGGATTGAGCCTGCCTTACTATGCCAACAAATTGCTGTTTGCTCCCCAACTTGATGTAGAAACCCCCTACAGCTCTGGCGAATGTGAGCTATGTGGGGTCTGCAAACTGCAGCTGATGGAAAAGCTGCTTAAACCCGGTTATAGATCCGTCTATATCGGAGATGGGACTTCCGATTTCTGCCCGGCGGAAAGGGCGGATAAGGTCTTTGCCAAAAGCAGGCTTTATCAGCATTGCCAGGAGGTGGGCAAAGAAGCACAGCTGTTTGAATCGTTTCAGGATATTCTCCAGACAGTTAAAGATTGGGGAAGGGAAGAAGAGGAAGGGACTTGA
- the thiE gene encoding thiamine phosphate synthase, which produces MAVDYSLYLVTDRILVGSKDFLLSIKKALEGGVTLLQLREKETNSREFYEIGVKIKELTAEFRVPLIINDRVDLALALDADGVHVGQQDLPLVKVRNILGPDKILGYSVSSLEEALQGERMGADYLGAGPVFPTGSKKDASEAIGLAKLKEIKAGVSLPVVGIGGIGATNLSAVKETGIDGVSVISAILSQEDPCAAAKGLIDLWRN; this is translated from the coding sequence ATGGCTGTAGATTATAGCCTTTACCTGGTCACGGATCGAATTCTGGTCGGATCGAAAGATTTTTTATTATCCATAAAAAAAGCTCTGGAGGGTGGAGTGACGTTGCTCCAATTGCGGGAGAAAGAGACGAATTCCCGGGAGTTTTATGAAATTGGGGTAAAAATAAAAGAGCTGACGGCGGAATTCAGAGTACCTCTGATCATCAATGATCGGGTGGACCTGGCCTTGGCCCTGGATGCCGACGGGGTGCATGTGGGCCAACAGGATCTGCCCCTCGTCAAAGTCCGGAATATACTCGGCCCTGATAAAATCCTTGGTTATTCTGTTTCCAGTCTGGAAGAAGCGCTTCAGGGGGAGAGGATGGGAGCGGATTATCTGGGAGCCGGTCCGGTATTTCCTACGGGGAGCAAAAAGGATGCTTCAGAAGCCATCGGCTTAGCAAAGCTTAAGGAAATCAAAGCCGGCGTTAGTCTTCCCGTTGTTGGCATCGGTGGCATCGGAGCAACAAACCTCAGTGCGGTGAAAGAGACGGGGATTGACGGAGTTTCGGTGATATCAGCCATTCTAAGCCAAGAAGATCCTTGCGCTGCCGCCAAGGGGTTGATCGATTTATGGCGGAATTGA
- the thiM gene encoding hydroxyethylthiazole kinase, protein MKEKLTEALQALKQKTPLVHAITNVVTVNDCANSLLAVGASPAMCEAADEVFEFSQLAGSLYLNLGTLTKEQEMAVYLAIRGATLKGIPVILDPVACGAIPRKKATIERLRHFGRFTVIKGNLGEIKALAGLAARVRGVDSLDEGNDGLEACQSLARAYGCVVAATGKVDIVADGQRACLIENGTEMLTRITGAGCMAGALVAGFCGAYEDAFGATVAALLTMSLAGELAQETSGGELPGTFRAHLIDQISLVDDALIEKRGRVQWL, encoded by the coding sequence ATGAAAGAAAAATTAACAGAAGCTCTTCAAGCCCTCAAACAAAAAACCCCCCTGGTCCATGCCATTACCAATGTGGTTACGGTCAACGACTGCGCCAATAGTTTGCTGGCGGTGGGAGCATCACCGGCTATGTGCGAAGCAGCGGATGAAGTATTCGAGTTTAGTCAGCTTGCCGGATCCCTATACCTTAACTTAGGAACCTTAACCAAAGAACAGGAAATGGCGGTTTATCTGGCTATCCGGGGAGCAACGTTAAAAGGGATTCCGGTTATCCTTGATCCGGTGGCCTGTGGAGCCATTCCCCGTAAAAAAGCAACGATCGAAAGGCTGCGTCATTTTGGCCGCTTTACGGTAATCAAAGGGAATTTGGGTGAGATCAAGGCTTTGGCCGGATTGGCAGCCAGAGTCAGAGGGGTGGATTCCCTGGATGAAGGGAATGATGGCCTGGAAGCTTGTCAAAGTCTGGCCAGAGCTTATGGCTGCGTCGTGGCGGCCACAGGGAAAGTGGATATCGTTGCCGATGGACAAAGAGCCTGCTTAATCGAAAATGGGACAGAGATGCTGACCCGGATCACGGGGGCCGGCTGCATGGCCGGGGCCTTGGTGGCCGGTTTCTGCGGAGCTTATGAAGACGCGTTCGGAGCAACGGTTGCCGCTTTGCTGACCATGTCTCTGGCGGGAGAATTAGCTCAGGAGACATCCGGCGGGGAATTGCCGGGAACATTCCGGGCTCACCTCATCGACCAGATCAGCCTGGTGGATGATGCACTGATCGAGAAAAGGGGGCGGGTGCAATGGCTGTAG